The following are encoded together in the Oryzias melastigma strain HK-1 linkage group LG17, ASM292280v2, whole genome shotgun sequence genome:
- the ripk1l gene encoding receptor-interacting serine/threonine-protein kinase 1, with the protein MAAAPQTSLHMRSTDLIKREPLDYGGFGEVYLCYHATLGQVVLKTLYTGPLRSEESKRSLLEEGSIMASLNHERVVKLLGVIMEDRDCSLVLELLPMGNLLVLLEAVNLPISIKGRIILEVLEGMMYLTEKRVIHKDIKPENILVDKDFHIKIADLGLATCQTWSKLTKEESRRKSRSGHTSGARGAGTLSYMAPEHLKSIHTPSTEKSDVYSFGIVVWVILTGQEPYANARSEDQISRCVCEGDRPAEEVIPGDTPSEIVQLMKRCWSDSPEERPTFKEAYDIFCPFYAENLEPHIEKDLHDLKEKYEGPNQLVEKMKLLSMTHNCVSGNEHDCPAPLVSSDTSVLGPVEASIEDLHDISYKPLDGSIQADARQTSNLEQKLDRELQYHKRGSYNSEVHPEAASSYHNNHVSQNPHVDQTRRPQASSVHSWTKEPVQPAGADSVHYGSMTSPTPTHLTASISTPSLSQYQHLQPHLDRQQSWPAYPVPDTYVPDPNAAGCGAPSKSFQTQEPGPLYIQNASGIQIGNNNTLSIRGFDSQLSSLCVSGNGSMMSPIQEGIMKYEGHAVTEAHLYLLTENIGNNWKRCARRLGLNDVEIDAIYHDYYRDGLEEMVHQMLERWKMKEGSIGCTVGKLCKALDGLIKVNVIQKILDMCGSSHVA; encoded by the exons ATGGCCGCCGCGCCTCAGACCTCACTTCACATGAGATCGACCGATCTGATCAAGAGAGAACCGCTGGATTATGGGGGATTCGGGGAGGTTTATCTGTGCTACCACGCGACCCTCGGACAGGTGGTCCTGAAGACTTTATACACCGGTCCTCTGCGTAGCGA AGAAAGTAAGAGGTCGCTGCTGGAGGAGGGGAGCATCATGGCAAGCCTGAACCATGAGCGGGTGGTCAAGTTGCTGGGCGTGATCATGGAGGACAGGGACTGCTCTCTGGTTCTGGAACTTCTGCCGATGGGGAACCTGTTAGTCTTGCTGGAGGCG GTCAACCTGCCGATTTCCATCAAAGGCAGAATCATCTTAGAGGTTCTGGAGGGGATGATGTACCTCACGGAGAAACGGGTCATTCACAAGGACATCAAGCCAGAAAACATCTTAGTGGATAAAGATTTTCACATCAAG attgcaGATCTCGGTCTGGCCACATGCCAAACGTGGAGCAAACTGACAAAGGAGGAATCTCGCAGGAAGAGCCGCAGTGGACACACATCGGGGGCTAGAGGTGCCGGCACGCTCAGCTACATGGCCCCGGAGCACCTGAAGAGCATTCACACCCCCTCCACTGAGAAGTCCGACGTTTACAGTTTTGGAATCGTAGTCTGGGTCATTCTGACGGGGCAGGAGCCGTACGCAA ACGCGAGGAGTGAGGACCAAATAAGTCGGTGTGTTTGTGAAGGAGACCGACCGGCTGAGGAGGTCATTCCTGGAGACACGCCTTCAGAGATCGTTCAGCTCATGAAGCGGTGCTGGAGCGACAGTCCAGAGGAGAGACCGACGTTTAAAG aagcCTACGACATTTTCTGTCCGTTTTATGCTGAAAATCTGGAACCACATATAGAGAAAGATTTACACGATCTGAAG gaAAAATACGAGGGGCCAAATCAACTAGTCGAGAAGATGAAATTACTGTCGATGACACATAACTGTGTCTCGGGAAATGAGCACG ATTGCCCTGCTCCTTTGGTGAGTTCAGATACCAGCGTTTTGGGACCAGTTGAAGCCAGCATCGAGGATCTCCATGACATCAGCTACAAACCGTTGGACGGTTCCATTCAAGCTGATGCCCGACAAACTTCAAATTTGGAGCAGAAACTGGATCGAGAGCTTCAGTACCACAAACGCGGCAGCTATAACTCTGAAGTGCATCCCGAGGCCGCCAGCAGCTACCACAACAATCATGTATCCCAGAACCCCCACGTGGATCAAACCCGGAGGCCGCAGGCGTCCTCTGTCCACTCCTGGACTAAAGAGCCGGTGCAGCCGGCCGGCGCAGACTCGGTGCATTACGGTTCTATGACTTCACCCACGCCGACCCATTTAACCGCATCTATCAGCACGCCATCTCTGTCACAGTACCAGCACCTACAGCCACATTTAGACCGCCAGCAGTCCTGGCCAGCTTACCCGGTTCCCGATACCTATGTCCCGGATCCAAATGCGGCTGGCTGTGGAGCCCCTTCGAAGAGTTTCCAAACACAGGAGCCAG GACCTCTGTACATTCAGAACGCCAGCGGGATCCAGATCGGAAACAACAACACTCTGAGTATCCGAGGCTTTGACAGCCAGCTGTCCTCACTGTGTGTGTCCGGAAACGGATCCATGATGTCTCCCATCCAAGAAGGCATCATGAAATACG aggGCCATGCTGTGACAGAGGCGCACCTGTATTTGCTGACAGAGAACATTGGGAACAACTGGAAGCGCTGTGCACGCCGGCTGGGCCTGAACGATGTTGAAATCGATGCCATATATCACGATTACTACCGCGACGGCCTGGAAGAAATGGTCCACCAGATGCTGGAGCGCTGGAAAATGAAGGAGGGATCTATTGGCTGCACCGTCGGGAAGCTCTGCAAAGCTCTGGATGGACTCATTAAAGTCAACGTCATTCAGAAGATCCTGGACATGTGCGGCTCTTCCCACGTGGCCTAA